CGTCCTTTCGGTGGGAAAACAACAAACGTACGAGCCAACTTTAAAGTGTGACTTGTGCTACTAGCAACACTTATTTTTTCATCGCCTTTGCGAGCGATGCGATTGCTGCCGACCCTAAATCTGCCCCGACGTCGCCGTGAGAAATTCCAAGATTGCTCGCACACGGCGGTTTTCCTCGCCGGGCTCCAGATGCAGCTTCATAAAGATGTTGGACACGTGTTTCGCCACTGCCGCCCCGGAAAGCACGAGGTCATCGGCAATCTGCTTATTGGACTTGCCTCGTGCCATCAGCTCGAGCACTTCGCGTTCGCGCGCCGTTAAACTGGCTAGCCCCGATTTGCCGGACTGCATCAATGCCGTCGCCACATCAGGGTCAATCACCACGCCACCACCTGCGACGACCTCGAGCGAACCCAAGAAGTCCAGCACCTGGCCAACGCGGTCTTTGAGCAGATACCCGGTCCCGCCACTCGAGCTGCTGCCACTCGAGCCGACCCCAGTACCAACCCCAGCACTACCTCCAGCACCGCCCGGCGAGAACAACTCACGCGCATACGCCGGCGCCACATACTGCGACAACACCATCACATTCAGCTGCGGATAACGCTCGCGCAACTCGACCGCCGCCCGCAGGCCGTCGTCACTCATCTTCGGTGGCATGCGCACATCGGTAATCACCAGATCTGGCAACTCGCCCGTGTCATCAAAACGGTCATCGATGTCCGCCACCAGGCCGTGGGCAGTATCGACCATCGCAATGACTTCATGTCCACGCTTTTCGACGAGCCCCGCGACCCCCTCCCGCAGGAGTGCCGAGTCATCCGCAATGACAATTTTCATTTTTTCTCCGCACCTTTCTTCTCTACGCTTTCCATATCCACGCCTTCCATTTCTCCAATGCCCGATTCCCAGCGATTTAGCATCAAGGGAATTCTGGCTATTACCTGCGTTGGCCCGCCTTCGGGAGAGTGCATGGTCATCGCACCGTCGAAAGTAGCTAGACGCTCTTTCATGCCCCGCAATCCGCGCCCCAACTTCGCACCACCGGGGCCTTGGTCGGTAATTGAAATATTCAGTGTTTGATCTGAGGTGAGCAACACAGAAACAGGGGCATTCGGTGCATATTTCGCCGCATTAGTCAGTACTTCTGCACAGAAAAAATATGCCGCGGCGAGCACGCTTTCCTCCAATTCCGGCAGGGGATAGGGAGTGTGCACAACAACGTGAGGGCCATACCCTTCAGCAATTTCCTCAACAGCCGCTTGCAGACCGCGATCGCGCAACACCTGCGGGTGAATTCCGTGGACTGTTCGTCGCAAAGCACGTAATCCATCCTCCAAATGGCCGCGCGTTTCCGACAGGAGCTGCATTAGTTCCTCATTGCCAGTCTTGGATGCCTCTAATTCCGCAAGTCCTAATTTCATTGAAGCCGCAACAATGTATTGCTGAGCTCCGTCGTGGAGGTCATTTTCGATGCGGCGACGTTCAATCTCAAAGGCTTCGGCAATTGTTCGTCGTGAAGCGGTAAGTTCGGCGATGCGGGCGGCGGCGGATTCCTCGTAGCTGCGTTTATGCGCTTTTTCGCGGCGGTTCGCGCCGATATATTTGCGGAAATAATCCTTCAGCTCCATAGTTTCCTATGGTACGAAAGCTCTGTGTGCGGAGGAATTAATTTCCGGCATGGTAGACCTAGCACTACCGCAAAAGGAAAGTGGGCACGGTGTTGAAATCGCCTCCGTGCGAGTGAAATGAGTGTCATGACAGAGAACAACAGCCCAAGAAACGCACGACTTTGTATTCGTGACATCACTAAGTCCTACAATTCCGCTCCCGTTCTCACCGGCATTTCGCTGACCATTGAGCCCGGCGAAACCGTTGCAGTCATGGGACCGTCCGGTTCTGGTAAGTCCACGTTGCTGCACTGCATGTCCGGCGTGTTGCTGCCGGACGACGGCGACGTCATCTTCGGTGACACCAAGATCAATTCGCTTTCCGACGCCGACCGCTCCGCCCTCCGCCTGCACGACTTCGGCTTCGTCTTCCAAGACGGCCAGCTCCTGCCCGAGCTGACTGCCAGGGAAAACGTCGCTTTGCCAATGATTCTGCAGGGCAGGAAGCGCTCAACGTCACTCGCGCTTGCCGACGATGTACTCAGCCGCCTGGGCCTAAAAGACCTCACGCGCCGTCGCCCAGGACAAATGTCCGGCGGTCAAGCGCAACGTGTGGCCATTGCCCGCGCGATGGCCGGTGAGCCAGGTGTCATCTTTGCTGATGAGCCGACTGGCGCGTTGGACCAGTCCACAGGTCATGAGGTCATGCAGCAACTGATTGCGTTGGTGGAGCAGACCGGCACGACCTTGGTGATGGTTACTCACGATGTGAGGGTGGCCGACTGGTGTCGTCGACGTGTGGAGATCCGCGATGGCCTGATTCACGACGACCGCCTGCTGGCAGGAGCGGAGGTTACAAAGTGAGCACCGTAACTGAAGCACCAAAACCTCAAAGAATCCCTACCGGCGCACTAGCGGACCTGAGCACGCGGCTGCAGCGCGCCGGGCGTGAATCCCATTCGGGAAACGGCTGGTTATCCGCATTGTCCGTGGTGGCCATGACCGTGAGTACCTGGTTGGCGTTGGTCGTCGTCGGTGGCACGGCCATGTTTTACCGCCGTTGGCAGGCTGAGCCAAAGCTGCCGCCGAACCCAACGCCTGAGGATTACATGAATCAAGGTCAGGGCGAGATGTACCTGCAGCTGGCACTCGTGGCCTGTGTTTTTGTGATTCCGGCAATGGTTTCGCTGGTGGCACAGTCGGCGGTGCTTGGCGCTGCAGGGCGGGAGCAGCGACTGGCAACTCTGCGCTTGATTGGTCTGTCTAACAGGGCAGTTACACGCATGGTTATTATCGAAACCCTCGTGTTGGCGGCTGTTGGGCTTGTGGTGGGCACGCTCTTGTCGGTTGCCACCGCGCCATTCTGGGCGATGATCAAGTTCGATAATGACTACCTGGA
The nucleotide sequence above comes from Corynebacterium amycolatum. Encoded proteins:
- a CDS encoding LuxR C-terminal-related transcriptional regulator; the encoded protein is MKIVIADDSALLREGVAGLVEKRGHEVIAMVDTAHGLVADIDDRFDDTGELPDLVITDVRMPPKMSDDGLRAAVELRERYPQLNVMVLSQYVAPAYARELFSPGGAGGSAGVGTGVGSSGSSSSGGTGYLLKDRVGQVLDFLGSLEVVAGGGVVIDPDVATALMQSGKSGLASLTAREREVLELMARGKSNKQIADDLVLSGAAVAKHVSNIFMKLHLEPGEENRRVRAILEFLTATSGQI
- a CDS encoding sensor histidine kinase, which produces MELKDYFRKYIGANRREKAHKRSYEESAAARIAELTASRRTIAEAFEIERRRIENDLHDGAQQYIVAASMKLGLAELEASKTGNEELMQLLSETRGHLEDGLRALRRTVHGIHPQVLRDRGLQAAVEEIAEGYGPHVVVHTPYPLPELEESVLAAAYFFCAEVLTNAAKYAPNAPVSVLLTSDQTLNISITDQGPGGAKLGRGLRGMKERLATFDGAMTMHSPEGGPTQVIARIPLMLNRWESGIGEMEGVDMESVEKKGAEKK
- a CDS encoding ABC transporter ATP-binding protein, with the protein product MTENNSPRNARLCIRDITKSYNSAPVLTGISLTIEPGETVAVMGPSGSGKSTLLHCMSGVLLPDDGDVIFGDTKINSLSDADRSALRLHDFGFVFQDGQLLPELTARENVALPMILQGRKRSTSLALADDVLSRLGLKDLTRRRPGQMSGGQAQRVAIARAMAGEPGVIFADEPTGALDQSTGHEVMQQLIALVEQTGTTLVMVTHDVRVADWCRRRVEIRDGLIHDDRLLAGAEVTK